A window of Ranitomeya variabilis isolate aRanVar5 chromosome 2, aRanVar5.hap1, whole genome shotgun sequence contains these coding sequences:
- the LOC143804016 gene encoding BLOC-2 complex member HPS3-like yields MKIQYASRSLCNKPEDDDKPQILVDFWEAVLSSYPPESILQNVLSKLTSHYVCRICKPQHVCVTYLRGPEDLRNSCSHFGVISPWITKMTSSEPASCAACGDLVKLQSLLCGPSLDIVSFLPFLDSIPDSNNSYLSNVSIHIICATRLLNYEGSIERLLDRCPEAVTLYAHHEIKDGSQVRSRIR; encoded by the exons TCTTTGTGTAACAAACCAGAGGATGATGATAAACCACAAATACTTGTAGATTTTTGGGAAGCTGTTCTGTCCTCGTATCCTCCAGAATCCATACTCCAGAACGTGCTGTCCAAGCTTACATCTCACTATGTGTGCAGGATTTGCAAACCACAGCACGTCTGTGTCACGTATCTCCGAGGCCCAGAAGATCTG AGGAATtcctgcagccattttggagtgATCAGCCCTTGGATAACAAAGATGACGTCTTCAGAACCTGCGTCATGTGCGGCCTGTGGGGACTTGGTGAAATTACAG TCTCTCCTGTGTGGTCCTTCACTGGATATTGTGTCGTTTCTTCCATTTCTGGACTCCATACCGGATAGCAACAATTCGTATCTAAGCAATGTAAGCATTCACATAATTTGTGCAACGCGGCTCCTGAATTACGAGGGCTCCATAGAGAGACTTCTAGATCGGTGTCCAGAAGCCGTTACCTTGTATGCACACCATGAGATAAAAGATGGAAGTCAGGTAAGATCACGGATCAGATGA